CACCAGGCTGCTGTCGCTCTCGACGCTCTGATCGTAAATGGCGCGCCCGATGCTTTCCACCTTGCCGCGCAGCGGCGTAGGGGTGCTGTAGAGCAGGATCTGCGCGCGGGCGCCTTCGCGGATGTGGCGCAGTTTGGTCTCTTCAAAATAGCCGACCACGTAGAACGAGCGGCTGTCCACCAGCGCGAACACCGGCTGGCCCTGGCTTGCGTAATTCCCCACGCGGCTGGACAGGTTTGTCACCCAGCCGTCGACGGGGGCGACCACGCGCGTCTGCTCCAGCTGCCAGCGCGCCTGCTCCAGCGACGCCTCGGCCATTTTCAGCGCCGCCTGCGCGGCTTTCACGCTGATGTTGGCGGTGTCGAGATCTTCGGCGGAAATATAGTTATGCGGCAGATGGCGGCGGCGGTTCGCTTCGTTATTCGCTTTGGCGAGATCGGTCTGCGCGCGGGCCATCTGGGCTTCGGCGTTCAGCACCGCGATGCGGTAGGGCGTATCGTCAATGGCGAACAGCAGTTCGCCTGCTTTGACTTTCTGGTTATCGCGCACCAGCAGGCGCGTAATCGCGCCGGAGACCTGCGGCGTAATATTCACCTGTTCGGCGCGCACTTTGCCGTCGCGCGTCCAGGGCGACTGCATGTAGTAATTCCAGACCAGCCAGCCGGCCAGCAGGGCGGCGGCCACCACGAAAAGCGTGGAGAAATATTTCAGGGTTTTCAGGCGCATGAGGTTACCACACAATCAGCATCAGCAGCCCGAGGCTGACTGACAGGACAAACAGGGAGAGATCCATCAGGGTCGGGTGCCAGATGTCGCCCGCGTACATCCAGTCACGCAGCAGGCGATGCGCTATCAGCCAGATAAAAAAACCGAGGATAACGGCCTTAAAAAGCGGCGGGAAATAGACCGACGCGCCAGCGATAAGATCCGAAAGCGCAAACCCTGAAGTAAAGACGCGCGAAATCACGAAAGATTAATCCTTGAAAATCGGAGAGATGGCAGCCGTTTCAGATACGCCGTTGTGGTCTAAAATTATAGACGTCGCGGTATTCATCGCCAGTGCGGCTATTTGTTTTAGCTACCTAAATACTGCACACTAGTCTAAAATCAGCATAATAACTTAGCAAGCTAATTATAAGGAGATGAAATTGGAATCGCCATTAGGCTCTGACCTGACAAGACTGGTGCGCATCTGGCGTGCTCTGATTGACCATCGCCTGAAGCCTCTGGAATTAACGCAGACCCACTGGGTGACACTTCATCATATCCACGCGCTGCCGCCCGATCAGTCGCAAATTCAACTGGCCAAGGCCATCGGTATTGAGCAACCGTCGCTGGTGCGCACGCTTGATCAGCTTGAAGAGAAGGGGCTGATTGCCCGCCACACCTGCGCCAGCGACCGACGCGCCAAGCGTATCAAGCTGACGGAAAAAGCGGCGCCGATCATTTCGCAACTGGAAGACGTTATTCTGAAAACCCGCGGCGAAATTCTCTCCGGCATTACGCAGGAAGAGCACGACCAGATGCTGCGCATCGTGGCGCGCCTTGAGAAAAATATCCTGGCGCTGTCGGCGAAAGAGTAAACGGTGAATTTGACGATCGTGTGAAGCACAACCTCACAATCAAAATCGCGCATAAAAAAACGGAGGAGCCTGATGCTCCTCCGTTCTTGTTTTTGACATCTGGTATCCCGTGCGCCTTAGCGCGGAGAGACGGTTACCTGGCTGCCGTTGCTCGCCAGCACCACGCGCTGACCAGCAGAGAAACGGGTGTTGCCCTGTTTCTGTACCACCATAATGGTGTTGCCGTCGTCCTTACGGATTTCCAGTTCAACGCCCTGCGTGGTGTTCACCGCGCCCTGTACGCCCTGGCCTGCCACGCCGCCTGCGATAGCGCCCGCCGCCGTGGCGATTGAGCGACCGGAGCCGCCGCCGACGGTATTACCCAGCAGACCGCCCAGCACCGCGCCGCCGAGTGCGCCGATAACGTTGGTATCATCTCCGCCCTGGATTTTCACCGGACGAACGTTCACGACGGTGCCGTAAGTAACGTTCTGTACCTGTTTGGCTTCAGAGGCGGTGTAAACGTCACCGGAA
This DNA window, taken from Cronobacter universalis NCTC 9529, encodes the following:
- the slyA gene encoding transcriptional regulator SlyA is translated as MKLESPLGSDLTRLVRIWRALIDHRLKPLELTQTHWVTLHHIHALPPDQSQIQLAKAIGIEQPSLVRTLDQLEEKGLIARHTCASDRRAKRIKLTEKAAPIISQLEDVILKTRGEILSGITQEEHDQMLRIVARLEKNILALSAKE
- a CDS encoding efflux RND transporter periplasmic adaptor subunit — translated: MRLKTLKYFSTLFVVAAALLAGWLVWNYYMQSPWTRDGKVRAEQVNITPQVSGAITRLLVRDNQKVKAGELLFAIDDTPYRIAVLNAEAQMARAQTDLAKANNEANRRRHLPHNYISAEDLDTANISVKAAQAALKMAEASLEQARWQLEQTRVVAPVDGWVTNLSSRVGNYASQGQPVFALVDSRSFYVVGYFEETKLRHIREGARAQILLYSTPTPLRGKVESIGRAIYDQSVESDSSLVADIKPNVPWVRLAQRVPVRIALDSLPDGVTLVSGTTCTVSLTH
- the slyB gene encoding outer membrane lipoprotein SlyB, whose product is MISRVLVVALAGITLAGCVNNDSLSGDVYTASEAKQVQNVTYGTVVNVRPVKIQGGDDTNVIGALGGAVLGGLLGNTVGGGSGRSIATAAGAIAGGVAGQGVQGAVNTTQGVELEIRKDDGNTIMVVQKQGNTRFSAGQRVVLASNGSQVTVSPR
- a CDS encoding DUF1656 domain-containing protein yields the protein MISRVFTSGFALSDLIAGASVYFPPLFKAVILGFFIWLIAHRLLRDWMYAGDIWHPTLMDLSLFVLSVSLGLLMLIVW